The Vibrio kanaloae genome has a window encoding:
- the rsgA gene encoding small ribosomal subunit biogenesis GTPase RsgA, translated as MAKKKKLTKGQVRRVRSNQNKRLKKEDSIQWDENMLGGTKSGLVITRFGQHADIEDLETNEVHRCNLRRSIETLVSGDRVIWRAGLESMAGISGVVEAVEPRTSMLTRPDYYDGLKPVAANVDQMVIVSAVLPELSLNIIDRYLIASETVNIAPLVVLNKVDLLTEQQITEYRETLTIYEKIGYKVMFVSKESGYGIKELEAELKDRINIFVGQSGVGKSSLVNALMPTLDIEEGEVSENSGLGQHTTTAARLYHFPSGGDLIDSPGVREFGLWHLEPDEITDAFIEFKPYLGGCKFRDCKHNDDPGCILREAVEDGRISRLRFASYHRIIETMADNKDNRQYSRSKKADL; from the coding sequence GTGGCTAAAAAAAAGAAATTGACCAAAGGTCAAGTACGTCGTGTACGTAGCAACCAGAACAAGCGACTCAAGAAAGAAGATTCTATCCAGTGGGATGAAAACATGCTTGGCGGTACAAAGAGTGGATTAGTTATTACACGCTTTGGTCAGCATGCTGATATCGAAGATCTTGAAACTAACGAAGTTCATCGTTGTAACTTACGCCGTAGTATTGAGACTTTAGTTTCTGGTGACCGAGTTATCTGGCGCGCAGGCTTAGAATCAATGGCCGGAATTTCTGGCGTTGTGGAAGCGGTTGAACCGAGAACTTCAATGCTGACTCGCCCTGATTACTACGATGGCCTAAAGCCGGTTGCTGCCAACGTTGACCAAATGGTTATTGTTTCAGCCGTGCTACCGGAGCTTTCACTTAATATCATTGACCGCTATTTGATTGCTTCAGAAACGGTAAACATTGCCCCGCTTGTGGTTCTCAATAAGGTCGACTTACTCACTGAACAGCAAATTACGGAATACCGTGAAACACTGACAATATATGAGAAAATTGGCTATAAAGTGATGTTTGTAAGTAAAGAGTCTGGCTACGGCATCAAAGAATTGGAAGCCGAACTCAAAGATCGCATCAACATCTTTGTTGGCCAATCGGGTGTGGGTAAATCCAGCTTAGTTAATGCGCTAATGCCAACTCTAGACATTGAAGAAGGCGAAGTCTCTGAGAACTCAGGTCTTGGTCAGCATACCACCACGGCAGCTCGTTTATACCACTTCCCTTCTGGCGGCGACCTAATCGACTCTCCAGGCGTACGTGAATTCGGCCTATGGCACTTAGAACCGGATGAGATCACTGACGCTTTCATTGAATTCAAGCCATACTTAGGCGGTTGTAAGTTCCGTGACTGCAAACACAATGACGACCCTGGATGTATTCTGCGTGAAGCCGTTGAAGATGGCAGAATTAGTCGCTTACGTTTCGCTAGTTACCATCGCATTATTGAAACAATGGCTGACAACAAAGATAACCGTCAGTACTCGCGAAGTAAGAAAGCAGATCTCTAA
- the asd gene encoding archaetidylserine decarboxylase (Phosphatidylserine decarboxylase is synthesized as a single chain precursor. Generation of the pyruvoyl active site from a Ser is coupled to cleavage of a Gly-Ser bond between the larger (beta) and smaller (alpha chains). It is an integral membrane protein.), with protein MDKIKVGLQYWIPQHGLTRLVGKLASAKAGGLTTAVINWFIKQYKVNMDEALHSDPKHFKTFNEFFVRELKEDMRPIAEGDSVIVHPADACVSQFGPITDGQLIQAKGHNYSARELLGGDAALADEFKDGEFATLYLSPSDYHRVHMPCDGTLRQMIYVPGDLFSVNPLTAENVPNLFARNERVVCIFDTEFGPMAQVLVGATIVGSIEQVWAGTITPPRGNSVYKWDYPAQGDTSVILKKGEEMGRFKLGSTVINLFAKDAIKFDETMQNGVKTVLGTPFAHIAGQEVEAETADSTENTDQA; from the coding sequence ATGGATAAGATTAAAGTTGGATTGCAGTACTGGATTCCACAACATGGACTGACTCGACTAGTCGGTAAATTAGCGTCGGCTAAAGCGGGCGGCTTAACGACAGCAGTTATCAACTGGTTCATCAAACAATACAAAGTGAACATGGATGAAGCGCTGCATAGCGATCCAAAACACTTTAAAACATTCAATGAATTCTTCGTACGTGAATTAAAAGAAGACATGCGCCCTATTGCCGAAGGTGACTCTGTTATTGTTCACCCTGCCGACGCTTGCGTCAGCCAATTTGGCCCCATTACTGACGGTCAACTGATTCAAGCTAAAGGCCACAACTACTCAGCGCGCGAGCTATTGGGTGGCGATGCAGCGCTGGCGGATGAATTTAAAGACGGTGAATTCGCAACGCTTTACCTATCACCAAGTGATTACCACCGCGTGCACATGCCATGCGACGGTACATTGCGCCAGATGATCTACGTTCCAGGTGATCTTTTCTCAGTAAATCCGCTAACAGCAGAGAACGTTCCAAATCTATTCGCACGTAACGAGCGTGTGGTTTGTATCTTTGATACCGAGTTTGGCCCAATGGCACAAGTGCTTGTTGGTGCGACCATTGTCGGCAGCATCGAGCAAGTATGGGCTGGCACCATCACACCACCTCGCGGTAACTCTGTCTACAAATGGGATTACCCAGCACAAGGTGACACATCCGTCATCTTGAAGAAAGGCGAAGAGATGGGTCGCTTTAAGCTTGGTTCAACGGTCATCAACCTATTTGCTAAAGACGCCATCAAGTTTGACGAAACGATGCAGAATGGCGTGAAAACCGTTCTGGGCACACCTTTCGCGCACATTGCGGGTCAGGAAGTAGAGGCTGAAACGGCTGATTCAACTGAGAACACAGACCAAGCCTAA
- a CDS encoding SLC13 family permease has protein sequence MPKLNVGVLVKLLICFAIPLGVLLMPIDSIPIDDLTLIQHRLLAIFLLAALLWVLEPVPVFATSILIIALELVMISDKGLHLFRNPPSGHDLGDLIKYTDIFGAFSSPIIILFMGGFALAISASKYELDNNLARVLLKPFGTEPRFIMLGLMLITAVFSMFMSNTATTVMMLALLGPIVASAPKGDMGIKALVLCIPIAANTGGIATPIGTPPNAIALQYLTGENSIDFLSWMIMGLPFVIIQLTIAWFLLQKLFPSKQKNMVLKLNGQFQKSWRAIVVYITFAATIVLWMTTKLHGMNTYVVSIIPLAVFTLTGIMGKDELKLINWDVLWLVAGGIAIGIGLDKTGLAAALAHAIDYESLSPAAVVLTLSIVCWLMANFMSNTATANLLMPIAAAIGASMESLVAIGGLQGLLVVVAFSASLGMILPVSTPPNSLAYSTGLIESKDMAKMGVILGVIGLLLVYLALFIIT, from the coding sequence ATGCCTAAACTCAATGTTGGCGTCTTGGTCAAGCTGTTGATTTGTTTTGCGATTCCCTTAGGCGTGTTACTCATGCCGATCGATTCAATCCCAATCGATGACCTCACTCTCATTCAGCATCGCTTGCTGGCAATATTCCTGTTAGCGGCACTACTTTGGGTTCTGGAACCGGTGCCAGTATTTGCCACTTCGATTTTGATCATTGCACTAGAATTAGTGATGATATCCGACAAAGGCCTACACTTATTTAGAAACCCACCATCAGGGCACGATCTCGGTGATTTAATCAAATATACCGACATATTCGGTGCATTTTCATCGCCTATCATTATTCTCTTTATGGGTGGTTTTGCGCTTGCAATCTCTGCCTCAAAATACGAATTAGATAACAACCTAGCTCGGGTTTTACTCAAGCCCTTCGGTACAGAACCGCGCTTCATTATGCTCGGCTTGATGCTGATTACTGCTGTGTTCTCGATGTTTATGTCGAATACGGCAACCACCGTAATGATGCTTGCTCTATTAGGCCCAATTGTGGCTTCTGCGCCTAAAGGCGACATGGGGATTAAAGCGCTCGTGTTGTGTATCCCAATCGCCGCCAACACCGGTGGTATCGCCACTCCAATCGGTACACCGCCCAACGCAATAGCATTGCAGTATTTAACTGGCGAAAACAGTATCGACTTCCTCAGTTGGATGATAATGGGCTTACCCTTTGTCATTATCCAACTCACCATTGCTTGGTTCCTTCTTCAGAAACTCTTTCCTTCCAAGCAGAAGAACATGGTACTCAAGCTCAATGGGCAGTTTCAAAAGAGTTGGCGAGCCATCGTAGTTTACATCACCTTTGCTGCGACAATTGTGCTGTGGATGACCACCAAGCTACATGGCATGAACACCTACGTCGTGTCTATTATTCCATTGGCCGTATTTACACTCACTGGCATCATGGGCAAAGATGAACTCAAGCTAATTAACTGGGATGTGTTGTGGTTGGTAGCCGGTGGTATCGCTATCGGTATCGGGCTTGATAAAACTGGCTTAGCAGCAGCATTGGCACACGCGATTGATTATGAATCGCTCTCACCTGCAGCTGTGGTACTGACATTGTCTATCGTGTGTTGGTTAATGGCCAACTTCATGTCGAACACCGCGACGGCCAACTTACTGATGCCTATTGCCGCTGCGATCGGCGCATCGATGGAAAGCTTAGTTGCGATTGGTGGCCTACAAGGCTTGCTGGTTGTGGTCGCTTTCTCAGCATCACTGGGGATGATTCTTCCAGTATCGACACCACCAAACTCATTGGCCTACTCCACTGGGCTTATCGAAAGTAAAGACATGGCGAAGATGGGGGTCATCTTAGGGGTCATCGGCTTGCTGCTCGTCTACCTCGCGCTATTTATTATCACCTAG
- a CDS encoding methyl-accepting chemotaxis protein gives MRHTIKFKIQIAIAVIIAVVSGAQAWISVNQLNQETEIAINQEMKNVSVGTTNYIADWLSIRSDMMLANEATVSNSNNSDRELLITKQAGQFLSVYAGFSDGTIAYGDKGEDWPAGYDPRTRPWYQDANATSDLIITEPYQDFDGSIVISFAKAFNGEKQGVLAADLTVTSIIDTVLNVKLENDGFAFLVDGNNNIVAYSDEALSQKPLTSLNPELTANRVSQLIKNQMITTLTWPGQGDKMVYIANVPNTNWSLGIVIDKAMAFSAVSDAIQFITLTSFILYIVISIASTIVINRLLYPLQTLSEALTQLAQGRGDLTQRIDIKRMDEIGKLAELVNQFLSQMQSMLKGVIEHSHDLNNHSEKANQLATQSSIRVENQQNDITQIATAIHEMSATAAEVASHAELTASASQASATACNEGQEVIQQNRDAITGLATQVEDAANVIRELESNAQSINQILSTIQGIAEQTNLLALNAAIEAARAGEQGRGFAVVADEVRVLSQRTHGSTEEIREMIDTLQKNTEHAVDSMTTSTQLAENSVGFAEQAHGSLTKITQAITEINDMALQIASAAEEQRAVSEDISRNTQGIKDASDDLAQQAESSRNSSNEMSHAAQSMRQDVERFKV, from the coding sequence TTGAGACATACTATTAAATTTAAAATTCAGATCGCAATCGCGGTTATTATCGCCGTCGTAAGTGGCGCTCAAGCTTGGATATCAGTGAATCAGCTTAATCAAGAGACTGAAATTGCGATCAACCAAGAAATGAAAAATGTGAGTGTCGGCACCACGAATTACATTGCCGATTGGCTCTCCATTCGCAGTGATATGATGCTGGCCAATGAAGCTACTGTTTCCAACAGTAATAACTCTGACCGCGAGTTGTTAATCACCAAACAAGCCGGACAATTCCTGTCTGTTTATGCAGGATTCAGCGACGGCACTATTGCTTATGGCGACAAAGGGGAAGATTGGCCAGCAGGCTACGATCCTCGCACTCGCCCTTGGTATCAAGATGCCAACGCAACGTCCGATCTCATCATTACCGAACCCTATCAAGATTTCGATGGCAGCATCGTCATCAGTTTTGCTAAAGCATTCAACGGTGAAAAACAGGGTGTCCTTGCGGCAGATTTAACCGTCACTAGCATCATTGATACGGTGCTTAATGTAAAACTCGAGAACGATGGCTTTGCGTTTTTAGTCGATGGCAACAACAATATCGTTGCGTACAGTGATGAAGCGCTCAGCCAAAAACCCTTGACCAGTTTGAACCCAGAGTTAACAGCAAACCGAGTTTCGCAACTGATTAAAAACCAAATGATCACCACGCTTACTTGGCCAGGCCAAGGGGATAAAATGGTCTACATTGCTAACGTTCCAAATACCAACTGGTCACTCGGCATTGTTATCGATAAAGCCATGGCATTTTCTGCGGTATCCGATGCCATTCAATTTATCACGCTGACTTCTTTCATTTTGTACATCGTCATTTCAATTGCGAGCACCATCGTCATCAACCGCTTACTCTACCCATTGCAAACATTGTCTGAAGCGCTGACCCAACTCGCTCAAGGCAGAGGCGATCTCACTCAGCGAATTGACATCAAACGCATGGACGAAATTGGCAAACTTGCCGAGCTCGTCAACCAGTTCTTAAGCCAAATGCAAAGCATGCTTAAGGGGGTCATTGAGCACAGCCACGATTTAAACAATCATTCAGAAAAAGCCAATCAACTGGCGACCCAATCTTCAATTCGCGTTGAAAATCAACAAAATGACATCACCCAGATTGCGACCGCGATTCATGAAATGTCGGCCACCGCCGCAGAAGTGGCCAGCCATGCTGAACTAACCGCATCCGCTTCTCAAGCGTCAGCTACCGCTTGTAATGAAGGCCAAGAGGTTATTCAGCAAAACCGTGATGCCATTACTGGCTTGGCAACGCAAGTTGAAGACGCCGCCAATGTTATTCGTGAATTGGAGAGCAACGCTCAGAGCATCAACCAGATCCTATCGACCATTCAAGGCATTGCCGAGCAAACCAACCTGCTGGCATTGAATGCCGCCATTGAAGCCGCCCGTGCGGGTGAACAAGGCCGTGGGTTTGCCGTTGTGGCCGATGAAGTTCGCGTGCTAAGTCAAAGAACGCATGGCTCAACGGAAGAGATCCGCGAGATGATTGATACGCTGCAGAAGAATACCGAACATGCCGTTGACAGCATGACCACCAGCACTCAGTTGGCGGAAAATAGTGTTGGATTCGCAGAGCAAGCCCATGGCAGCCTCACTAAAATCACCCAAGCGATCACTGAAATCAACGACATGGCGCTACAAATTGCCAGTGCCGCAGAAGAACAGCGCGCCGTAAGCGAAGACATAAGCCGCAATACACAAGGGATCAAAGATGCCTCTGACGATCTTGCACAGCAAGCAGAAAGCAGTCGCAATAGCTCAAACGAAATGAGCCATGCTGCACAGTCGATGCGCCAAGATGTGGAGCGCTTTAAAGTGTAA